A genomic stretch from Aedes albopictus strain Foshan chromosome 2, AalbF5, whole genome shotgun sequence includes:
- the LOC115259426 gene encoding uncharacterized protein LOC115259426: MATTSACDRCAKTVKKNEEYIECMGFCKNVVHKKCENLAMPTVKDIQERSNVHWMCDECSKLMKICRFKSVVSSLGCVISTVIESQMNGLSELKAELSKNNKQVADVLNENNNQVAQLANIVNAATPGRVPNRERPSKRRREDSAVPNSNPISNTGTRSVASNAVLTVKPAPNLFWVYLSRFHPTVKEDVVEELVRDGLQTSEPIKVISLVKKGADLSSMNFISFKVGVPVELKDAALDPGTWPEGIVFREFEGQSKNTVWLPPTTTVSSDQALIDTPASTPFGTPIPVITPAPLDSPMPETTA, encoded by the coding sequence ATGGCTACTACCAGTGCTTGCGATCGCTGCGCTAAAACCGTTAAAAAGAATGAAGAATACATCGAATGCATGGGCTTCTGTAAAAATGTAGTTCATAAGAAGTGCGAAAACCTCGCTATGCCCACCGTGAAAGACATCCAAGAAAGGAGCAACGTGCACTGGATGTGTGATGAGTGCTCTAAGCTGATGAAAATTTGCCGTTTCAAGAGTGTTGTATCGTCTCTCGGATGTGTTATCTCAACAGTAATCGAAAGCCAGATGAATGGATTATCCGAGTTGAAAGCCGAGTTGTCAAAGAACAACAAACAGGTCGCCGACGTTTTAAATGAAAATAACAACCAGGTTGCTCAACTCGCGAATATTGTGAACGCTGCGACGCCTGGAAGGGTTCCAAACAGGGAGCGCCCGTCTAAGCGTCGTCGGGAAGACTCTGCTGTCCCGAATTCGAATCCGATATCCAATACCGGAACAAGGAGCGTCGCAAGTAACGCTGTCTTAACTGTTAAGCCTGCTCCAAATTTGTTCTGGGTGTATTTATCACGCTTTCACCCAACTGTCAAGGAAGACGTTGTGGAGGAGCTCGTCCGTGATGGTTTACAGACTTCCGAACCCATCAAGGTGATCTCGCTAGTGAAGAAGGGTGCAGACCTTAGCTCGATGAACTTCATTTCGTTCAAAGTTGGCGTTCCAGTTGAACTTAAAGATGCTGCTTTGGATCCTGGCACTTGGCCAGAAGGAATCGTGTTCAGGGAGTTTGAAGGTCAATCAAAAAACACAGTTTGGCTTCCTCCAACTACGACGGTCTCTTCAGATCAAGCGCTCATCGATACACCAGCCAGTACACCTTTCGGTACGCCAATACCCGTCATCACACCAGCCCCTTTGGATTCGCCGATGCCAGAAACCACTGCGTAA